The Micromonospora sp. NBC_00421 genome contains a region encoding:
- a CDS encoding sensor histidine kinase: MDVAVAIGLTGRALTRALYATGRGVVLVATAALSLALFIVTTLATAFILLGVGVLLLPVVTPLVRRLTGLCRKIATRSGVPIASPYLPLPPLEPGMFGWVQRCRSILTDPATWRDLLFLLLNALVGFALGLLPLTLLVYSVEGLVLSTGFWMLMRESGVNFWYGFTALDSWPHAALGALVSLVLFGIWAAATPHVIAGHAHFARSLLGPSERSVIASRMRHLSETRSDVINIQATELRRIERDLHDGAQARLVAIGMKLGAATRQLRTNPDAAETLLVDARNATATALEELRCLIRGIHPPVLAERGLEDAIQAIALESPIEVEVTTDVPGRLAAPAESAVYFALSELLNNVVKHAKADRASIELCHEDGLLRAVVIDNGQGGADASLGTGIRGIERRCATFDGTLVLSSPEGGPTVAILELPCALYSPRTSSY, encoded by the coding sequence ATGGACGTCGCCGTCGCCATAGGGCTCACCGGACGGGCACTGACCCGGGCCCTGTACGCCACCGGACGGGGCGTGGTGCTCGTCGCCACCGCCGCGCTCAGCCTGGCCCTCTTCATCGTCACCACCCTCGCCACGGCGTTCATCCTGCTCGGCGTCGGGGTGCTGCTGCTGCCGGTGGTCACCCCGCTGGTCCGCCGGCTGACCGGGCTGTGCCGGAAGATCGCCACCCGGTCCGGGGTCCCGATCGCCTCGCCCTACCTTCCGCTGCCACCGCTGGAACCGGGGATGTTCGGCTGGGTGCAACGCTGCCGGTCCATCCTCACCGACCCGGCGACCTGGCGTGACCTGCTGTTCCTGCTCCTCAACGCGCTGGTCGGGTTCGCGCTCGGGCTGTTGCCGCTCACCCTGCTGGTCTACTCGGTGGAGGGGCTGGTGCTCTCCACCGGGTTCTGGATGCTGATGCGCGAGTCCGGGGTGAACTTCTGGTACGGCTTCACCGCGCTGGACTCCTGGCCGCATGCGGCACTCGGGGCGCTTGTCAGTCTGGTGCTGTTCGGGATCTGGGCGGCCGCCACCCCACACGTGATCGCCGGACACGCCCATTTCGCCAGATCGCTCCTGGGGCCCAGTGAGCGGTCGGTGATCGCCTCCCGGATGCGGCACCTCTCCGAGACCCGGTCAGACGTGATCAACATCCAGGCCACCGAGCTGCGCCGGATCGAACGGGACCTGCACGACGGCGCGCAGGCCCGGCTGGTCGCGATCGGCATGAAACTCGGCGCGGCCACCCGGCAGCTGCGTACCAATCCGGACGCCGCGGAGACCCTGCTGGTCGACGCGCGCAACGCCACCGCCACCGCGCTGGAGGAGCTGCGCTGCCTGATCCGGGGCATCCATCCACCGGTTCTCGCCGAGCGGGGCCTGGAGGACGCCATCCAGGCCATCGCGCTGGAGAGCCCGATCGAGGTCGAGGTCACCACCGACGTGCCCGGCCGGTTGGCCGCCCCGGCGGAGTCCGCCGTCTACTTCGCCCTCTCCGAGTTGCTGAACAACGTCGTCAAGCACGCCAAGGCCGACCGGGCCAGCATCGAGCTGTGCCACGAGGACGGTCTACTGCGGGCGGTGGTGATCGACAACGGTCAGGGCGGCGCGGACGCCTCGCTCGGCACCGGTATCCGGGGCATCGAACGACGCTGTGCTACGTTCGACGGGACGCTCGTCCTCAGCA